TAACTGCGGCGTCTGTAGTTGAGCCGCAATTGTGGATCTGACCGGTAGCGCTTTCCGCTTGTCGAGCGGCGCATCTCGGCGCCTCACCGTACATCGTTCCTTCAAAAATGCTTCCATTAGAAAAAACGCTTGACAGATCGATAGGGCGCGTATGCTCCGTGTAAATCGATCAACAACGAGTTGGTTATCCCCCTTGGATCAGGACAAAAGGAGAGACCATAATGTCCCTGCCCCCGCACGGATCTTTTATCGACGTCGCAGCGTCTTGTTTGCGGCCGGAGTGTTTGCGTTCGCGTTGCTGCTGACAGCCGGCATATTTGCGAGAAACGGCTGGTTCCCTAGAACGGATGCATTGACCGGTGAGAGGACCGGTTGGTTCGGTCGAAAACTCCCGAAGAACTCACCTAGCAGTTGGGATCCATTTGCTGTTGCAAGCCCGATGCCTACGCCGCAGCTTAGCAAGGAGTATATCTACGCCGGATCCCGCCTGCTTGCGGTCGAGGACGCAAATGCCAATGCCGTCCCTCCGGCGGACCTTGCGGTATGGCGGCCGTCAAACGGGACATTCTATGTCCTCGGCGGGCCCGGTTCTCAGCAAACCTTGCAAGGCTGGGGAATGGCCGGCGACATCCCCGTCCCGGGTGACTATGACGGCGACGGCAAGACCGATTTCTGCGTATTTCGTCCGTCAAATACGACCTGGTACATTCTCCGCAGCAGTGACAGCTCTGTTGACTATATTTCGCTCGGGATGTCCACGGACCTGACGGCACAGGCGGACTTTGACGGCGACGGCAAAACCGATGCGGCCGTCTATCGCCCTTCTACTGGCGATTGGTATGTGCACAATAGCTCGACCTCTCAGGTGACGTCGCAGTCGTGGGGAACGTCATCGGACGTGCCTGTACCGGCAGACGTCACGGGTGACGGGAGGGCGGACCTTGTGGTTTGGCGAGATTCCAACGCCACATTCTATGTTTATGACATCGCCACACAGCACAACTTTTCGACCCAATTCGGCAGCAGCGGCGACAAACCGGTG
This sequence is a window from Acidobacteriota bacterium. Protein-coding genes within it:
- a CDS encoding VCBS repeat-containing protein, whose amino-acid sequence is MFAFALLLTAGIFARNGWFPRTDALTGERTGWFGRKLPKNSPSSWDPFAVASPMPTPQLSKEYIYAGSRLLAVEDANANAVPPADLAVWRPSNGTFYVLGGPGSQQTLQGWGMAGDIPVPGDYDGDGKTDFCVFRPSNTTWYILRSSDSSVDYISLGMSTDLTAQADFDGDGKTDAAVYRPSTGDWYVHNSSTSQVTSQSWGTSSDVPVPADVTGDGRADLVVWRDSNATFYVYDIATQHNFSTQFGSSGDKPVLGDYDGDGKSDLALFRPSNTNWYIKRSSDNQTDTINYGDSGDTLVPNDYDGDGKCDIAIWRVLPTKGNPGMWYIRKSSDSQTRTEIWGTQDDIPVPAYYRR